The DNA window TCGGGGGACGTATAGCTCTATCTCCTGTGGTCGTTTCGAAAAACGGATGGCTCTTAGCGGCTTTTGAGAAAAGCCGAAAGGGGCGCGTGGTCCCGCGACAGCGGAATCACGCACCCTTGCGGCATTTCTGCCTCACCGCATATCGGGTGCCTGCGCCTCTTTTGCAAGCCGGACGATGACATCCTCGACAGAAAGGACGCTCTGCCCTTCCTTGCCCAGTTCGCGCAGCGCCACCGTGCCCTCGTCCGCCTCGCGCCGTCCGACGACCAGCAGGTTGGGCACCTTGGCCAGGCTGTGCTCGCGCACCTTGTAGTTGATCTTCTCGTTGCGCGTATCGGTTTCGGCGCGGATGCCCGCCGCCCGCAGCCGCTCCACCACGTCGCGCGCATAATCGTCCGCGTCCGACACGATGGTCGCGACGACCGCCTGCACCGGCGCGAGCCAGAGCGGGAAGCGGCCCGCATAATGTTCGATCAATATACCGATGAACCGCTCATAGCTGCCGAAGATCGCGCGGTGCAGCATGACCGGGCGGTGCCGCTCGCCATCCTCGCCCACATAGCTGGCGTCGAGCCGTTCCGGCAGCACGCGGTCGGACTGGATGGTGCCGACCTGCCATGTCCGCCCGATGGCGTCGGTCAGGTGCCATTCCAGCTTGGGCGCATAGAAGGCGCCTTCGCCCGGCAGTTCCTCCCAGCCATATTCCGGCGTGTTGAGCCCCGCAGCCGCCACCGCGTCGCGCAGTTCGGTCTCGGCCTTGTCCCACATCTCGTCGCTGCCGAAACGCTTGTCGGGACGCAGCGCCAGCTTGATCGAATAGGTAAAGCCGAAATCGCGGTAGATACGGTCGGCCAGCGCGCAGAAGGCACGGACTTCCTCGACGATCTGGTCCTCGCGGCAGAAGATATGCGCATCATCCTGCGTGAACTGGCGCACGCGCATCAGGCCGTGCAGCGCACCGTGCGGCTCGTTGCGGTGGCAGCAGCCATTCTCGTAGAGGCGCAGGGGCAGGTCGCGATAGCTCTTGATCCCCTGACGGAAGATCAGAACGTGCGCCGGGCAGTTCATGGGCTTCAGGGCCATCCAGTCGGCATCGTCCGACACCAGCGGCCCTTCATCCTCGACATTGGGCACTTCGTCAGGGATGACGAACATATTCTCGCGATATTTACCCCAATGGCCCGACTGCTCCCACTGGCGCGCGTCCATCACCTGCGGCGTCTTGACCTCGCGATAGCCGGCCGCGTCGATGGCGCGGCGCATATAGGCTTCGAGATTGCGCCAGATGATATAGCCCTTGGGGTGCCAGAAGACCGACCCGTGCGCTTCCTGCTGGAGGTGGAACAGGTCCATCTCCGCGCCCAGCTTCCGATGGTCGCGCTTGCCCGCTTCCTCCAGTCGCGTGAGGTGCGCGTCGAGCTGCTTCCGGTTGAGCCAGCCGGTGCCGTAGATGCGGGACAGCATCGCGTTCTTCTGATCGCCGCGCCAGTAAGCGCCCGACACGCGCGTCAGCTTGAAGGCCGCGGGATCGAGCTTCCCGGTCGAGGCAAGGTGCGGACCCCGGCACATGTCATACCAGCCGTCCCCCGAATGATAGACGGTCAGCTCCTCGCCCTGCGGCAGTTCCGCCGCCCACTCCGCCTTGAACGTCTCGCCCGCCGCGCGCCATTGCGCGATCAGCGTATCGCGGTCGATCACTTCGCGCTTCAGGGGTTTGTCGGCCGCGATGATCTCCCGCATCTTCGCTTCGATGACGGGCAGATCCTCCTCGGTGAAGGGGCGGTCCTTGGGCGCGAAATCATAGTAGAAACCGTCGTCGGTCGCGGGACCGAAGGTGATCTGCGTGCCGGGGAACAGCGCCTGCACCGCTTCGGCCAGGATATGCGCGAAGTCGTGCCGCGCCAGTTCCAGCGCGTCGGCCTCATCCCGCGCCGTCACCAGCGCCAGTTGCGCATCGGCCTCCAGCGGCCGCCCGATGTCGCGCAGCTCGCCATCGACCCGCGCCGCGATCGCCGCCTTGGCCAGCCCCGGTCCGATAGCCGCCGCGATGTCCGCCGGAGTAGTGCCGGGCGCGACTTCGCGCACGGAACCGTCGGGCAGGGTGATCTTGAGCATGGCGGACACGGGAAGGGATCTTTCTGTTGGAAGGCAGGAACGGCGCAAAAAGCCGCGCCTTCCCCTTAAATGGGCGGGCATCGCTGTCAATAGAAGCCCTCTTGCCAGAGCGGGGCGAAAGGCGCATCCTCCATGTGCTGTTATATCATAATTCAGCAACAGGAGGGACGAATGGCCTTGAGCTTCGCAGAACCCCGTAACGCCGCCGCCGACACGCCGATGAGCGACATGAACACGACGCCGCTGATCGACGTGATGCTGGTGCTGCTCATCATGTTCATCATCACCATTCCCATTCAGACGCACAGCGTCGGCGTCAACCTGTCCGCCGACGCCGTTAAGCCGCTCGTCCCGGTCGATACGGTGAAGAACAGAGTGGGGATCGGCGCGGACGGCACGATCCGGTGGAACGGCGCGGCGGTCGACCGCCTGACATTGCGCCGTTACCTTGGCGCATCGCTGCGCCTGCCGGTGGAGCCGGAACTGCAGTTCCAGCCCGATGCCGCCGCCCGCTACCTGCTGGTGGACGAAGTGCTCGCCGACATCCGCCGCGCGGGCGTCACGCGGCTCGGCTTCATCGGCAATGAGCGATACCGCGATTTCTGATCCGATCTGAACGCCTTGCCCTTGCCCTGCACCGCCTGTAGAAGCGGCGGCGTGAAGGGAGGCAGGGCGTGAAGATCGTGCGCTTGGGTCTGACGCTGATGATCTGCCTCGGCGCCTTCTGGGCCGCCGCCCATGTCGGCATGCTCCTGCCCCGCGCCCAAAGCGCCTCTACGCCGTTGCAGGCGGGCGCGGAGACCGACCGACGCATGATCGACCTGCGCCGTTACCTGCCGGTCATCCGCTGAATTAAACGAAAGACAGGCGGGCGTCGTCGCTCATGTCGCGCAGCAGCTCCACGGGGCCACCTGTCGTGACGCCGGACGGCAGGTCGCCGACTTCCATCCGCGCCAGCGCAAGCCCGCTCTGGCAGGCGATCAGCCGCACGCCCAGCGCCCGCGCCTCGTCGATCAGCGTCGCAAGATCGGGCAACCCCGCCGCCCGGTGCGCGGCATCGCGCGGCCCCTCGACCGGCTGCCGCAGTAGCGCCACGGCGTCCAGTTGCAGGAAGACCGTCGCCGCGCCCCCCAGCGCCGCCTGCGCCGCCGCCAGCGTCAGCGCCGCGCGCAGCCGCTCCGCATCGTCCGTCGCGGCGATCAGTATCAGGGGACGCACAGTTCCACCGCGCAGGCAGGACATGCCGGATCTTTCGCCACATCGAGCGTGCGGAACCGCATGGCGAGCAGGTCGGCGATCAGCAGCCGCCCCGCCATGTCGGTGCCGAAAGGCACGATCTGCCGGATCGTCTCCAGCGCGGCGAGGCTGCCCATCGTGCCGGTCAGCGCGCCGATCACGCCCGCTTCCGCGCAATTGCGTTCCGGCGCGTCCTGCGCATCGCCGACGAGGCAGCGATAGCAGGGCCGGTCCGCTTCCCAGCCCCGATAGGTGGCCAACTGCCCCTCGAACGGCCCGACCGCCGCCGATACGAGCGGGATGCGCAGCCGGTGCGCGGCATCCGCCACCGCCAGCCGCGTCGCGAAATTGTCGCACCCGTCCAGCACCACATCGGCGTCGCGCAGCAGCAGCGCGGCATTGTCCCCGTCGATCCGCGCGTTGATCGGAATGAGCTTCACGTCCGGGTTGATCCGCGCCACCGCCGCCATCGCGGCTTCCGCCTTGCGCGCGCCCACGTCCGTCGTGCCGAACAATATCTGCCGCTGAAGGTTGGAGAGCGCGACTTCATCGTCGTCGATCACCCGGATGGTGCCCACGCCCGCCGCCGCCAGATAGAGGATCGCCGGGCTGCCGATCCCGCCCGCGCCGATCACCGCGACCTGCGCCGACAGCAGCCGCGCCTGACCTGCGCCGCCTATCTCCCTGAGCACGATATGCCGGGCGTAGCGCTCCAGTTGGTCGTCGGTCAGCGTCATGAGGCGACGCCCGTCGATCCGAAGCCGCCTTCGCCCCGTGCTGTCTCGTCCAGACCGTCGACCTCGCGGAAGCTGGCGATCTGCACCGGCGCGACCACGAGCTGCGCGATCCGGTCGCCCCGCGCGATGGCGAAGGGCTGGTCGCCAAGATTGATGAGGATGATCCTGAGTTCGCCGCGATAATCCGCGTCGATGGTGCCGGGCGTGTTGGGCAGGCTGATGCCGTGCTTCAGCGCCAGACCGGAACGGGGCCGGACCTGCACCTCATATCCTTCGGGAATCGCCATCGCAAAGCCCGTCGCCACGGCATGCCGTCCCCCCGGCTGGAGCGTCAGTTCCTCCGCCGACACCACGTCCATTCCGGCGGCATGGGCCGTCGCATAAGCGGGCACGGGTAGCCCCTCGCCATGGGGCAGCCGCTTCAACCGGATTTCGATGGGATCAAACGGAGAGGGCATCTGCAACCTTTTCGATGAGGCGGAGGGCGACGTCCTCCTTGGCCATGGCGGGCCAGCTTTCTATTCCAGCGGTGGTGACGATCTGCACGGCGTTGCTGTCGCCGCCCATCACGTCACCTGACACGTCATTGGCGACGATCCAGTCCGCCCCCTTCTTCGCCAGCTTCGCCTGCGCATGTTCGGCGATCCGCTGCGTTTCCGCCGCGAAGCCGATCAGCAAGGCGGGGCGCTGCGCATGATGGCCCAGCGTCGCGAGGATGTCGGGATTTTCCGCAAGGGCGAGCGGGGCGGGCTGGCCGGAGCCATCCTTCTTGATCTTCTGGTCCGCCGCATCCGCCGCGCGCCAGTCTGCGACGGCGGCAACCATGATCGCGGCATCGGCGGGCAGCGCCGCCTCCACCGCCGCCATCATCTCGCGCGCGGTCTGCACGTTGATGCGCTCGACCCCGGCGGGGGTGGGGAGATGCACCGGCCCCGCCACCAGAGTCACCCGCGCGCCCGCCCGCGCGGCGGCGGCGGCGATGGCGAAGCCCTGCTTGCCCGACGAACGATTGGCGATGTAGCGCACCGGGTCGATCGGCTCATGCGTCGGCCCGGCGGTGACGAGAATATGCTTTCCGAGCAGGGTTCCGTCCGGTTCGGGCGTGCCGGGAACCGGCGGCGCATCGCCCGCGAAATCCGGCTGGCCGATGAGCGGATCGGCACGCGGCGGCAGCGCCAGCAGCCGTTCGATCTCCACGACGATCCCCTCCGGCTCGGGCAGGCGGCCCTTGCCATATTCGCCGCAGGCCATCGACCCGCTCGCCGGTTCCATGATGTGCACACCGTCGCCGCGCAGCGTCGCAAGGTTCCGCTGCGTTGCTTGGTGATGCCACATGCGCACATTCATCGCGGGCACCGCCAGCACCGGCTTGTCGGTGGCGAGCAGGATGGTGGTGGCCAGATCGTCGGCGATCCCGCCCGCCATCCGCGCGAGGATATTCGCGGTCGCGGGCGCGACGACGATCAGGTCGGCCTGACGGCTGAGCTGAATATGCCCGATCTCGCGTTCTTCCTTGAGGTCGAACATGTCGCCATAGACATGGTCCTCGGTGAGGACGCCTAGGCTGAGCGGCGTCACGAACTGCCCCGCGCTTTCCGTCATCACCGCCCGCACCGCAATGCCGCGCCGCCTGAGCAGGCGGACAAGCTCCAGCGCCTTGTAGGCCGCGATCCCGCCGGAAACGATGAGGAGGACGCGCCGGGTCATAGCGCCAGCAACCGCCGCAGACCGGACGTCAGCGCCGAGCGGTCTGCCGTCTGGAGCCGTCCGACCGGCGTCAACTCTGCGGTTTCCACGGTATAGAGTTTCATCCTGATCTTGCACGGCTTGCGCAGCCCCGCCTCCTCATAATGGCTGATCGTCATGTCTCCATGCCATGCCGGGGCATCGCCGCGGGTGATCATCGCGACCACGGCAACGCCTGTCGCCTTGTTGGCCTCCTGCGAAGACAGGATCACCACGGGGCGCTTGCGCCCGCCCTCCCGCTCTATGAAGGGCACATGGACGACCGCCACGTCATGCGGTGACAGGGAAGCGTCGCTCATAGTTCCGCCCAATAGGCGTCCTCCTGCGGATCGTCCCATTCGGGCATCTGCGCCTGAAGGAAGCGCGACCATTCGATTTCCGACCGGTCGATCTTCCTCAGCACCGCGCGGCCGTCCTCGAGTGCGAATGTCACTTCATCGCCTGCCTTGAGGTCAAGCGCCTGCCGCACGTCGCGCGGGATCGTCACCTGATGCTTGATCGTCAGCTTGCCGCTTTTCATGGGTAATACGTAATACTGTATTACTTCACTCGCAAGTCAGAGCAGGTGGGACAACCACATCGCGCCAGCCCCGGCCGCCGCCGCGACCGTCGCCACCAGCGCATAGCGCCATCCGCCACCCACCCGGATCAGCCTGACCTCGCTCAGCGGCGGGGGCGGGGGCGCGCCGCCCTTTTCCGGGAATGCGTCCTCGATCCGGCGGATGAGGCCCGGCAGCCGTTGCAGCGTGCGCCAGTTCTCGATCAGCGTGTCCGCCGCCTTCGCTTCCGGCCCCAGTTCGGTGCGCAGCCACTCGCGCACATAGGGACCGCTTGTCTCCCACAGGTTGATGTCGGGGTCGAGCGCGGTCGCCACACCCTCCACCATCACCATCGTCTTCTGGAGAAGCAGCAGGTGCGGTTGCGTCTGCATGTCGAAATCGCGCGTGATGGCGAACAGGCCGTCGAGCATGCCGCCGACCGACAGTTCGCGCACGGGCTTGCCGCGCATCGGTTCGCCCACGGCGCGCAGCGCGGTCGCGAACTCTTCGACATTGTGGTGCGCGGGCACATATTGCGCCTCGAAATGGATTTCGGCGACGCGCCGGTAATTGCCGGTGATGAGGCCGTAGAGAATCTCCGCCAGCCACATGCGCGCCCGCCGGTCGATCCGCCCCATGATGCCGAAGTCGATGGCGACGATGTCGCCGCCCGCCGTCACGAACAGGTTCCCCTGATGCATGTCGGCGTGGAAGAAGCCTTCCGCAATGGCCTGCCGCAGGAAGGCGTTGACCAGCCGGGCGGCCAGATCCTTCACGTCATGGCCCGCCGCGATCAGCGCGGCGCGGTCGGCGATCTTGACGCCGTCGATCCACTCCATCGTCATAACCTTGCCGGTGGTGCGGTCCCAGTCGATCTGCGGGACGCGGTAT is part of the Sphingobium amiense genome and encodes:
- the thrS gene encoding threonine--tRNA ligase — encoded protein: MLKITLPDGSVREVAPGTTPADIAAAIGPGLAKAAIAARVDGELRDIGRPLEADAQLALVTARDEADALELARHDFAHILAEAVQALFPGTQITFGPATDDGFYYDFAPKDRPFTEEDLPVIEAKMREIIAADKPLKREVIDRDTLIAQWRAAGETFKAEWAAELPQGEELTVYHSGDGWYDMCRGPHLASTGKLDPAAFKLTRVSGAYWRGDQKNAMLSRIYGTGWLNRKQLDAHLTRLEEAGKRDHRKLGAEMDLFHLQQEAHGSVFWHPKGYIIWRNLEAYMRRAIDAAGYREVKTPQVMDARQWEQSGHWGKYRENMFVIPDEVPNVEDEGPLVSDDADWMALKPMNCPAHVLIFRQGIKSYRDLPLRLYENGCCHRNEPHGALHGLMRVRQFTQDDAHIFCREDQIVEEVRAFCALADRIYRDFGFTYSIKLALRPDKRFGSDEMWDKAETELRDAVAAAGLNTPEYGWEELPGEGAFYAPKLEWHLTDAIGRTWQVGTIQSDRVLPERLDASYVGEDGERHRPVMLHRAIFGSYERFIGILIEHYAGRFPLWLAPVQAVVATIVSDADDYARDVVERLRAAGIRAETDTRNEKINYKVREHSLAKVPNLLVVGRREADEGTVALRELGKEGQSVLSVEDVIVRLAKEAQAPDMR
- a CDS encoding ExbD/TolR family protein, with the translated sequence MALSFAEPRNAAADTPMSDMNTTPLIDVMLVLLIMFIITIPIQTHSVGVNLSADAVKPLVPVDTVKNRVGIGADGTIRWNGAAVDRLTLRRYLGASLRLPVEPELQFQPDAAARYLLVDEVLADIRRAGVTRLGFIGNERYRDF
- a CDS encoding DsrE family protein codes for the protein MRPLILIAATDDAERLRAALTLAAAQAALGGAATVFLQLDAVALLRQPVEGPRDAAHRAAGLPDLATLIDEARALGVRLIACQSGLALARMEVGDLPSGVTTGGPVELLRDMSDDARLSFV
- a CDS encoding HesA/MoeB/ThiF family protein, which codes for MTLTDDQLERYARHIVLREIGGAGQARLLSAQVAVIGAGGIGSPAILYLAAAGVGTIRVIDDDEVALSNLQRQILFGTTDVGARKAEAAMAAVARINPDVKLIPINARIDGDNAALLLRDADVVLDGCDNFATRLAVADAAHRLRIPLVSAAVGPFEGQLATYRGWEADRPCYRCLVGDAQDAPERNCAEAGVIGALTGTMGSLAALETIRQIVPFGTDMAGRLLIADLLAMRFRTLDVAKDPACPACAVELCVP
- the dut gene encoding dUTP diphosphatase, giving the protein MPSPFDPIEIRLKRLPHGEGLPVPAYATAHAAGMDVVSAEELTLQPGGRHAVATGFAMAIPEGYEVQVRPRSGLALKHGISLPNTPGTIDADYRGELRIILINLGDQPFAIARGDRIAQLVVAPVQIASFREVDGLDETARGEGGFGSTGVAS
- a CDS encoding bifunctional phosphopantothenoylcysteine decarboxylase/phosphopantothenate synthase, which translates into the protein MTRRVLLIVSGGIAAYKALELVRLLRRRGIAVRAVMTESAGQFVTPLSLGVLTEDHVYGDMFDLKEEREIGHIQLSRQADLIVVAPATANILARMAGGIADDLATTILLATDKPVLAVPAMNVRMWHHQATQRNLATLRGDGVHIMEPASGSMACGEYGKGRLPEPEGIVVEIERLLALPPRADPLIGQPDFAGDAPPVPGTPEPDGTLLGKHILVTAGPTHEPIDPVRYIANRSSGKQGFAIAAAAARAGARVTLVAGPVHLPTPAGVERINVQTAREMMAAVEAALPADAAIMVAAVADWRAADAADQKIKKDGSGQPAPLALAENPDILATLGHHAQRPALLIGFAAETQRIAEHAQAKLAKKGADWIVANDVSGDVMGGDSNAVQIVTTAGIESWPAMAKEDVALRLIEKVADALSV
- a CDS encoding type II toxin-antitoxin system PemK/MazF family toxin; amino-acid sequence: MSDASLSPHDVAVVHVPFIEREGGRKRPVVILSSQEANKATGVAVVAMITRGDAPAWHGDMTISHYEEAGLRKPCKIRMKLYTVETAELTPVGRLQTADRSALTSGLRRLLAL
- a CDS encoding AbrB/MazE/SpoVT family DNA-binding domain-containing protein encodes the protein MKSGKLTIKHQVTIPRDVRQALDLKAGDEVTFALEDGRAVLRKIDRSEIEWSRFLQAQMPEWDDPQEDAYWAEL
- the ubiB gene encoding 2-polyprenylphenol 6-hydroxylase is translated as MTSHATHIWRLLKWGRTLARHGALTGIERDPLTPAPVRRLVRLARFGARVPAQPRYADAFQAIGPAAIKLGQTLATRPDLVGEEAAADLLRLQDALPPVPFETIRAQIEQSFGRPLDALYARFDEVPVGAASIAQVHRALTTDGRDVAVKVIRPGVIDQFNRDIQTYEWAAAHVEQLGGEIARLRPRLVIANMKRWTARELDLRREAASASELAEAMEAMPGYRVPQIDWDRTTGKVMTMEWIDGVKIADRAALIAAGHDVKDLAARLVNAFLRQAIAEGFFHADMHQGNLFVTAGGDIVAIDFGIMGRIDRRARMWLAEILYGLITGNYRRVAEIHFEAQYVPAHHNVEEFATALRAVGEPMRGKPVRELSVGGMLDGLFAITRDFDMQTQPHLLLLQKTMVMVEGVATALDPDINLWETSGPYVREWLRTELGPEAKAADTLIENWRTLQRLPGLIRRIEDAFPEKGGAPPPPPLSEVRLIRVGGGWRYALVATVAAAAGAGAMWLSHLL